The Geobacter metallireducens GS-15 region CTGGGAGGGTCGGACGATGAGGAATGATAACCTTCCACCCTCCCCTGACCTTCTCACCGTGGAGCAGTTCGCCGAACGGATGCAGGTGTCCCGCACCACCATCTTTGGTTGGATCAAGGCGGGTGCCCTCAAGGAAAGGGTCCACTATATCCGACTCGGCCGCATCTTGCGCTTTCGCTGGGGGGTTGACCTTTTCTTCAACCGCCCGACACTGGCGAACAACGCGGAGGATGCCCCGGAAACGCCACCGCAGGCCACGGTCGGCACGCTGGATTCTCAGCGGGGCGAAGCCCCGGTCAA contains the following coding sequences:
- a CDS encoding helix-turn-helix domain-containing protein, producing MRNDNLPPSPDLLTVEQFAERMQVSRTTIFGWIKAGALKERVHYIRLGRILRFRWGVDLFFNRPTLANNAEDAPETPPQATVGTLDSQRGEAPVNRPPLTLERHKGPVMNLDY